From the genome of Geobacter sp. SVR, one region includes:
- a CDS encoding HEAT repeat domain-containing protein gives MESHADIRQALRSSDEETRREAVHALRGKSLSESRDALFVGLADVSWRVRKEAVDVFVAADPEEACITDLLEFLRNGDNAGLRNSAAEAIIRLGLRAATPLIGMVHDDEADVRKFVVDVMGTIADAGFVPVLLATLSDPDVNVAAAAAEHLGNIGDSSVVPALIDSIIGNDALIFRFSALTALGKLSSHLAVPAEIIALAKQDILRASVYECLGSIGDDSVAPILLKGFRSRQKSSRRSAITAWYRIFSRSSVTARAVMENSLLNLKGSTVLPLLIESFDAEDAGLAEAVTAILGITGDTRSATTLLNAFANERYTGIALTSLKRLGEDGLAALLTLYQEADEVSRSAICTVVGELACPTGSDVIQEALGDASPMVRKAAASAAGRLGMTDCISTVVSLLEDSDPEVTSVAIACLKHLAALDRNAIQNVVRELGVSDQAEKRRNAAVLSATLGDGDTLSLLVKDEDPGVRQIAVSAIGSLHLPVHCSVLLLALVDEDPDVRIAAAEALGEVGGTEVVEPLVHAMEDEDCWVQCAVLRAIAGIEQDRAFSVMESLVPHAEELLMVTCLELLESIGNRAAFELVETVLDHPDHEIMMQAVGILTRQGGEWLGSNAERLLSHPNHAVRAAWIDLVAGLPAEDARHFLSRAEKIENDPQLRLRIVRLLESLT, from the coding sequence GTGGAGAGTCACGCGGATATACGACAGGCCCTGAGATCGTCGGATGAAGAAACCCGGCGGGAGGCTGTGCATGCCCTGAGGGGAAAATCCTTGTCTGAATCCCGGGATGCCCTGTTTGTCGGCTTGGCCGATGTCAGTTGGAGAGTCCGCAAGGAAGCGGTCGACGTATTCGTTGCTGCCGACCCGGAAGAGGCCTGCATAACCGATCTGTTGGAGTTCCTGCGTAACGGCGACAACGCCGGCCTGAGGAATTCCGCCGCGGAAGCCATCATCAGGCTGGGGCTCCGCGCTGCAACACCGCTGATCGGGATGGTGCACGATGATGAGGCGGATGTCCGCAAATTCGTGGTCGATGTCATGGGAACAATCGCCGACGCCGGTTTTGTGCCCGTTCTGCTTGCCACCCTTTCGGACCCCGATGTCAACGTGGCTGCCGCAGCTGCCGAGCATCTGGGCAACATCGGCGATTCGAGCGTGGTCCCCGCGCTGATCGACAGCATTATCGGCAACGATGCACTCATTTTCCGCTTCAGTGCTCTGACCGCCCTGGGAAAGCTCTCCTCGCACCTGGCAGTCCCGGCAGAGATCATTGCGCTGGCGAAACAGGATATTCTCCGCGCCAGTGTCTACGAATGCCTCGGAAGCATCGGCGACGATTCGGTCGCGCCTATCCTTCTGAAAGGCTTCCGGTCCCGTCAGAAAAGCAGCCGCAGATCAGCCATCACGGCCTGGTATCGGATATTTTCACGTTCAAGCGTTACCGCGCGCGCAGTCATGGAGAATTCCCTGCTGAATCTGAAGGGAAGCACCGTGCTGCCCTTGCTGATCGAGTCATTCGATGCCGAGGACGCCGGCCTGGCCGAGGCGGTGACGGCTATATTGGGAATAACGGGCGACACGAGAAGCGCCACCACGCTGCTGAACGCCTTTGCAAACGAGCGTTATACCGGCATCGCCCTGACTTCATTGAAACGGCTGGGTGAGGACGGCCTGGCTGCACTCCTGACGCTGTACCAGGAGGCGGACGAGGTTTCCCGTTCCGCCATCTGTACCGTGGTGGGCGAGTTGGCGTGTCCGACCGGCAGCGACGTTATCCAGGAGGCATTGGGCGATGCCTCCCCCATGGTCCGCAAGGCTGCGGCCTCGGCAGCCGGCAGGCTCGGCATGACCGATTGCATTTCGACCGTCGTATCTCTGCTGGAGGATTCGGACCCAGAGGTCACCTCCGTCGCCATTGCCTGTCTCAAGCATCTGGCCGCTCTCGACCGAAACGCCATTCAGAACGTAGTCAGGGAACTGGGGGTATCCGATCAGGCTGAAAAGCGCCGCAATGCTGCCGTTCTGAGCGCCACGCTGGGTGACGGCGATACCCTTTCCCTGCTGGTAAAGGATGAAGATCCCGGCGTGCGGCAGATAGCGGTATCGGCGATCGGCTCCCTGCATCTGCCGGTGCATTGCAGCGTTCTTCTGCTCGCATTGGTCGACGAAGACCCGGATGTCCGCATTGCGGCCGCGGAAGCGTTGGGGGAGGTCGGTGGGACCGAGGTCGTGGAACCCCTCGTCCATGCCATGGAAGACGAAGACTGCTGGGTGCAGTGTGCGGTGCTGAGAGCCATTGCCGGAATCGAGCAGGACCGCGCCTTTTCGGTGATGGAATCTCTGGTTCCGCATGCCGAAGAGCTATTGATGGTCACCTGCCTGGAACTGCTGGAATCGATCGGAAATCGCGCGGCATTCGAGTTGGTAGAAACGGTGCTCGACCATCCCGATCATGAGATCATGATGCAGGCGGTCGGAATTCTTACCCGCCAAGGTGGAGAGTGGCTCGGTTCCAACGCGGAACGGCTTTTATCGCACCCCAATCATGCAGTCAGAGCCGCCTGGATAGATCTGGTGGCCGGTCTCCCCGCTGAGGATGCCCGGCATTTTCTCTCACGTGCCGAAAAGATAGAAAACGATCCCCAGCTCAGACTCCGGATCGTACGCCTGCTGGAAAGCCTCACATGA
- a CDS encoding protein-glutamate O-methyltransferase CheR, whose protein sequence is MTLAPCTAQLMSDEEFLLFRDSIYKHCGIYFDEDSKYLLEKRLSRRLTALNIATYREYYQFLKYNRRKDQEMMDIMDILTTNETYFFRESYQLKAFTDEIIPELIKTKSAKGDHTLRIWSAGCSTGEEPYTIAMLIRDISALHGWNIEIIGTDISQRVLQHARRGVYGKTSFRATDDWYLKRFFQQQDDGQRVTDEIRELVTISHLNLFDTHRMMMLGKMDLIFCRNVIIYFDLAAKKKVVESFHKTLFDGGFLLLGHSESLMNISTQFTLRHFKNDMIYQKPERSAPGGLS, encoded by the coding sequence ATGACACTCGCTCCGTGCACGGCACAACTGATGAGTGACGAAGAGTTCCTGCTGTTTCGCGACAGCATCTACAAACATTGCGGCATCTACTTTGACGAGGATTCTAAATACCTGCTGGAAAAGCGGCTCTCCCGGCGCCTGACGGCTCTCAACATTGCAACCTATCGGGAATATTATCAGTTCTTGAAGTACAACCGCAGAAAAGATCAGGAAATGATGGATATCATGGATATCCTCACCACCAATGAAACCTATTTCTTTCGCGAATCGTACCAACTCAAGGCTTTTACCGATGAAATCATCCCGGAGTTGATCAAGACGAAGTCAGCCAAGGGAGATCATACCCTGCGCATCTGGAGCGCCGGCTGTTCCACCGGCGAAGAACCCTATACGATTGCCATGCTGATCCGCGATATTTCGGCGCTGCACGGCTGGAACATAGAAATTATCGGTACCGACATCAGCCAGCGCGTATTGCAGCACGCCCGGCGCGGGGTCTACGGCAAGACTTCGTTTCGCGCAACCGATGACTGGTACCTGAAGCGCTTCTTTCAACAGCAGGATGACGGCCAGAGGGTGACTGATGAAATCCGGGAGCTGGTGACCATCAGCCATCTCAACCTGTTCGATACGCACCGTATGATGATGCTCGGCAAAATGGATTTGATTTTCTGCAGGAATGTCATAATTTATTTCGATCTGGCAGCTAAAAAAAAGGTAGTCGAATCATTTCATAAAACCCTCTTTGATGGAGGTTTTCTACTTCTTGGGCACTCCGAGTCACTGATGAACATTTCCACACAATTCACACTGCGTCATTTCAAGAATGACATGATCTATCAAAAGCCCGAAAGGTCCGCACCCGGGGGGCTGTCGTGA
- a CDS encoding chemotaxis response regulator protein-glutamate methylesterase: MKNIRVVVVDDSAFSRRTITKMLDRIEGVEVVGYAINGEEGIQKVIALKPDLVTLDLQMPKMDGFTLLRILTARFSVPVIVISALSGAEEVFKALELGAFDFIAKPSSSASTDLLTIRGDLQQKVLQVLNLKPGRLRQHQVPLPEGEQPEQRQDFHPARSVENKRPVSVVAIGASTGGPPALQGIFSSFEKHYPFAVVVSQHMPAGFTRAFAERLNRNCAFTVKEAEDGDPVLPGHVLIAPGGKNLLFEHRGGEVTARVVSPTPADRFIPSVDVMFESCASIFRDRLVAVVLTGMGNDGSKGILSVKQQGGYVISESEESAVVFGMPREAIATGVVDRVAPLRHVAREILAKCVVE, translated from the coding sequence GTGAAGAATATCAGGGTCGTGGTCGTCGACGATTCGGCCTTCAGCAGGCGCACCATCACCAAGATGCTCGACCGCATCGAAGGGGTCGAGGTGGTGGGGTATGCCATCAATGGGGAAGAGGGCATCCAGAAGGTGATCGCCCTCAAGCCTGACTTGGTTACCCTTGATCTGCAGATGCCCAAGATGGATGGCTTCACGCTGCTGCGGATTTTGACGGCCAGGTTTTCGGTCCCGGTCATTGTGATCAGTGCGCTCAGCGGGGCTGAAGAGGTGTTCAAGGCGCTGGAACTGGGAGCCTTCGATTTCATTGCCAAGCCGTCCAGCAGTGCCTCCACCGATCTTCTGACGATCCGCGGGGACCTGCAGCAGAAAGTCCTGCAGGTACTGAACCTCAAGCCCGGACGCCTCCGCCAGCACCAAGTACCCCTTCCCGAGGGTGAACAGCCTGAGCAGCGTCAAGACTTTCATCCCGCCCGCAGTGTGGAGAACAAGCGTCCGGTCAGTGTTGTTGCCATAGGTGCTTCAACGGGGGGGCCTCCTGCCTTGCAGGGCATTTTTTCCTCGTTTGAAAAGCATTACCCCTTTGCAGTCGTTGTTTCGCAGCATATGCCGGCCGGCTTCACCCGTGCCTTTGCCGAACGTCTCAACCGGAACTGCGCCTTTACGGTGAAAGAGGCGGAAGATGGCGATCCGGTGCTGCCCGGTCATGTTCTTATCGCTCCCGGGGGAAAGAACCTCCTTTTCGAACACCGTGGAGGAGAGGTGACGGCCAGGGTAGTGTCTCCCACGCCGGCCGACCGCTTTATCCCGTCCGTGGATGTCATGTTCGAGTCCTGCGCCTCGATCTTTCGCGACCGCCTGGTGGCCGTGGTCCTGACCGGCATGGGAAACGACGGCAGCAAGGGCATTCTGTCGGTCAAGCAGCAGGGAGGGTACGTTATTTCAGAATCAGAGGAAAGCGCCGTGGTTTTCGGGATGCCGCGCGAGGCTATCGCCACCGGCGTTGTCGACCGGGTGGCGCCGCTGCGGCATGTAGCCCGCGAAATCCTGGCCAAATGCGTAGTGGAATGA
- the leuS gene encoding leucine--tRNA ligase: MEQKYNPSEVEQKWQQQWEQASTFTVGEDPGKKKYYLLEMFPYPSGRIHMGHVRNYSIGDVVGRFKRMRGFNVLHPMGWDAFGMPAENAAIQNKSHPAKWTYENIAYMRGQLKKMGLSYDWNRELATCDLDYYRWEQKIFLEMFEKGLAYKKTSFVNWCPKCETVLANEQVEDGACWRCDNEVVQKELDQWFFRITDYAEELLSFTDQLPGWPERVLVMQRNWIGKSFGCEIDFPLEGMSDAIKVFTTRQDTVFGATFMSLAPEHPLAMELTTPDRKAAVERFIESVAKTDRMKRTAEDFEKEGVFTGTYCINPLTKTRMPVYLANFVLMDYGTGAVMAVPTHDQRDFEFARKYSLPLQIVIQPGEGQELETASMTAAFTEPGIMVNSGTFDGMRSEQAKEAIADFLEQQGLGKKTVNFRLRDWGISRQRYWGNPIPVIYCDCCGVVPVPENDLPVRLPMDVEFSGEGGSPLAKLDSFVNVPCPRCGMPARRETDTMDTFVQSSWYFLRYCCPDFKEGPLDRKRVDYWMSVDQYIGGIEHAVLHLLYARFFTKVLRDLGYITCSEPFTNLLTQGMVIKDGAKMSKSKGNVVDPNALIERYGADTARLFSLFAAPPEKDLDWSDQGVDGSFRFLNRVWRLVHDRLDLIRNAGPVDVNTLAAEERTLRRAVHKTIRKVTEDIEERFHFNTAIASVMELLNTLQGSELATPQAGSVMKEALDSMVMLLAPFVPHITEELWQRLGHATPLSETAWPEYDRSAVVDEEVLVVVQVNGKLRSKITVAAGTDEEALKALALADEKVQPFLQGVQVRKVICVPGKLVNIVVG; the protein is encoded by the coding sequence GTGGAGCAGAAGTACAATCCGTCTGAAGTGGAACAGAAGTGGCAGCAGCAATGGGAGCAGGCTTCGACCTTTACCGTCGGCGAGGATCCCGGCAAGAAGAAATACTACCTGCTGGAGATGTTTCCCTATCCCTCCGGCAGGATCCATATGGGGCATGTCCGCAATTATTCCATCGGTGATGTAGTCGGCCGCTTCAAGCGCATGCGGGGATTCAACGTCCTGCACCCGATGGGATGGGATGCCTTCGGCATGCCGGCGGAAAATGCCGCCATTCAGAACAAGAGTCATCCCGCCAAGTGGACCTATGAAAACATCGCCTATATGCGGGGCCAGCTGAAGAAGATGGGGCTTTCCTACGATTGGAACCGTGAACTGGCCACGTGCGATCTGGACTATTATCGCTGGGAACAGAAGATCTTCCTGGAGATGTTCGAGAAAGGGCTCGCATACAAAAAAACCTCCTTCGTGAACTGGTGTCCCAAGTGCGAAACCGTGCTGGCCAACGAGCAGGTGGAGGATGGTGCATGCTGGCGCTGCGACAACGAAGTTGTACAGAAGGAACTGGATCAGTGGTTCTTCCGCATTACCGACTACGCCGAGGAGCTGCTGAGTTTCACCGATCAGCTTCCCGGATGGCCCGAACGGGTGCTGGTGATGCAGCGCAACTGGATCGGCAAAAGCTTCGGGTGCGAAATCGATTTCCCTCTGGAAGGCATGAGTGATGCCATCAAGGTTTTCACCACCCGGCAGGACACCGTGTTCGGTGCCACCTTCATGTCCCTGGCCCCCGAACACCCCCTGGCCATGGAACTGACCACCCCTGACAGAAAGGCGGCGGTGGAACGCTTCATCGAATCGGTTGCCAAGACCGATCGCATGAAGAGGACCGCCGAGGACTTCGAGAAAGAGGGGGTCTTCACCGGTACCTACTGCATCAACCCGCTTACCAAAACCCGCATGCCGGTGTACCTGGCCAACTTCGTCCTGATGGACTACGGTACCGGCGCGGTCATGGCGGTTCCCACCCATGATCAGCGCGATTTCGAATTCGCCAGGAAATACTCCCTGCCCCTTCAGATCGTCATTCAGCCGGGCGAAGGCCAGGAACTGGAGACCGCCTCAATGACCGCGGCCTTCACCGAACCCGGGATCATGGTGAACTCCGGCACGTTCGACGGCATGCGCAGTGAACAGGCCAAAGAGGCCATTGCCGATTTCCTGGAACAGCAGGGGCTCGGAAAGAAGACGGTGAACTTCCGCCTGCGCGATTGGGGCATCTCACGCCAGCGGTACTGGGGCAATCCTATTCCGGTCATCTATTGCGATTGCTGCGGAGTCGTGCCGGTGCCGGAAAATGATCTGCCGGTCCGGCTTCCGATGGATGTGGAATTCAGCGGGGAAGGGGGCAGCCCCCTGGCAAAGCTGGACTCCTTCGTCAATGTGCCTTGCCCGCGCTGTGGCATGCCTGCCCGCCGGGAAACCGACACCATGGACACCTTCGTGCAGTCTTCCTGGTATTTCCTGCGCTACTGCTGCCCCGATTTTAAGGAAGGCCCCCTTGACCGCAAGCGGGTCGATTACTGGATGTCGGTCGACCAGTACATCGGCGGCATCGAGCATGCGGTTCTTCATCTGCTGTACGCCCGTTTCTTCACCAAGGTGCTGCGCGATCTCGGCTACATTACCTGCTCCGAACCGTTCACCAACCTGTTGACCCAGGGAATGGTCATCAAGGATGGGGCAAAGATGAGCAAATCCAAGGGCAATGTCGTCGATCCCAATGCCCTGATCGAGCGTTATGGCGCCGACACGGCCCGGCTGTTCTCGCTGTTTGCGGCACCGCCGGAAAAGGATCTCGATTGGAGCGATCAGGGGGTCGATGGCTCTTTCCGCTTTCTCAACCGCGTCTGGAGGCTGGTCCACGACCGGCTGGACCTGATCCGCAATGCCGGACCGGTCGATGTGAATACCCTCGCTGCCGAGGAACGCACCCTGCGGCGTGCGGTGCACAAGACGATCCGCAAGGTGACCGAAGACATCGAGGAGCGTTTCCATTTCAACACCGCCATCGCTTCGGTCATGGAGCTGCTGAATACCCTGCAGGGTTCGGAACTTGCGACGCCGCAGGCCGGGTCCGTGATGAAAGAAGCGCTGGACAGCATGGTCATGCTGCTGGCACCTTTTGTTCCCCACATCACCGAAGAGCTATGGCAGCGCCTCGGCCATGCCACGCCGCTGTCTGAAACTGCCTGGCCGGAGTACGACCGTTCTGCCGTTGTGGATGAAGAAGTGCTGGTGGTTGTCCAGGTCAACGGCAAGCTGCGTTCGAAAATCACCGTTGCCGCCGGGACCGATGAGGAAGCCTTGAAGGCCCTGGCGCTTGCCGACGAAAAGGTGCAGCCGTTCCTGCAGGGTGTCCAGGTTCGCAAGGTGATCTGCGTTCCCGGAAAACTGGTCAATATCGTGGTAGGGTAG
- the lptE gene encoding LPS assembly lipoprotein LptE translates to MSAGRVTSALAICRVLLVLCVVMGCSGCGYRFIGSTDQRLAPDQSLWVAFIGNDTVSPTAQTVIRRALLDVSHAQRGMKPAGSESEAMIVVTGALRSYTTTAISYTAADRAREYRLLINVELEVRRKGTAAPLWKGMLQAFQDYPANDNLALQRNSEEAALAAASTVLAQRFLVTVEQSY, encoded by the coding sequence ATGTCTGCGGGAAGAGTTACGTCCGCTTTGGCCATCTGCAGAGTCCTGCTGGTGCTGTGCGTTGTCATGGGATGCTCGGGGTGCGGTTACCGGTTTATCGGATCCACCGATCAGCGACTGGCCCCCGATCAGTCCCTGTGGGTAGCCTTCATCGGCAATGACACTGTCAGCCCTACGGCCCAGACCGTCATCCGCCGCGCACTTCTTGATGTCTCCCATGCCCAGCGGGGGATGAAGCCCGCCGGCAGCGAGTCTGAGGCCATGATCGTTGTAACCGGCGCCTTGCGTTCCTATACCACGACTGCCATATCCTATACGGCTGCCGACAGGGCCAGGGAATACCGGTTGTTGATCAATGTGGAGCTGGAAGTGCGTCGCAAGGGCACTGCCGCTCCGCTCTGGAAAGGCATGCTCCAGGCTTTCCAGGACTACCCTGCCAACGACAATCTCGCTCTGCAGAGAAACTCGGAAGAGGCCGCGCTGGCTGCGGCCTCGACCGTGCTTGCCCAGAGGTTTCTCGTTACGGTGGAACAATCCTACTGA
- the holA gene encoding DNA polymerase III subunit delta — MTAQELESAIQKDRLPAVCYLYGEESFLIERMARKLLERAIDPSLKDFNCNVYYGNESKGIEIVDAAQTLPMFAERRAVLVKRAELLKADALETLLPYVRNPVASTCLIFTGLKIDQRKKFFLELKKLGALVEFKRLYDNKLPGFIAAEAVALGKPIEPAAAELLALLIGNNLQELSSQIEKLVVYCGNRQKITLDDVRSIASSSKAFDAFELARFLGTKDLRNALKSLDALFRNGEEIPLVIGALARHFRQLWRVRELLDRRVAQAEIGREVGINAYFIGEYLQQAKNFRKDELKNVFEGLYNCDISSKTGGNAYTLMHALVVTICTRAGA; from the coding sequence ATGACTGCTCAGGAACTTGAATCAGCCATCCAGAAGGACAGACTTCCCGCGGTCTGTTATCTGTACGGGGAGGAGTCCTTCCTGATCGAGAGGATGGCCCGCAAACTGCTCGAACGGGCCATCGACCCCTCGCTCAAAGACTTCAACTGCAATGTCTATTACGGCAACGAGTCCAAGGGCATCGAGATTGTCGATGCCGCCCAGACTCTGCCGATGTTCGCCGAGCGCAGGGCCGTGCTGGTAAAACGGGCAGAGCTGTTGAAGGCCGATGCACTGGAGACTTTGCTCCCGTATGTTCGCAATCCCGTTGCCAGCACCTGCCTGATATTTACCGGTCTCAAAATCGACCAGCGCAAGAAATTCTTCCTCGAACTGAAGAAACTGGGGGCGCTGGTGGAGTTCAAGCGCCTGTACGACAACAAGCTGCCCGGCTTTATCGCTGCCGAAGCGGTTGCCCTCGGCAAGCCGATTGAACCGGCGGCGGCTGAACTGCTGGCGCTCCTGATCGGCAACAATCTCCAGGAACTCTCCTCTCAGATTGAAAAACTGGTTGTCTATTGCGGTAACAGGCAGAAGATCACCCTGGATGACGTTCGCAGCATTGCCAGCAGCAGCAAGGCTTTTGACGCTTTTGAGCTGGCTCGCTTCCTCGGAACGAAGGATCTCAGGAATGCGCTGAAGAGCCTGGATGCCCTTTTTCGCAACGGCGAGGAGATTCCCCTGGTGATCGGGGCGCTTGCCCGGCATTTCAGGCAATTGTGGCGGGTGAGGGAGTTGTTGGATCGCAGGGTAGCCCAAGCGGAGATCGGCCGCGAAGTGGGAATAAATGCCTATTTTATCGGAGAGTACCTGCAGCAGGCGAAGAACTTCAGGAAAGACGAGCTGAAGAACGTCTTTGAAGGGCTCTACAATTGCGATATTTCGTCAAAGACGGGGGGCAATGCCTACACGCTCATGCATGCCCTGGTAGTGACGATTTGCACCAGAGCGGGAGCATAG
- the rpsT gene encoding 30S ribosomal protein S20 codes for MAHHKSAIKRIKQNAKKNARNRHVSSTLKTYIKRVREAVEAKNKEAAVAALNAAIPVIDKTASKGVIHASTASRNVSRLTKLVNTLG; via the coding sequence TTGGCACATCACAAGTCGGCAATCAAAAGGATCAAGCAGAATGCCAAGAAAAATGCCCGTAACCGGCACGTTTCCTCGACACTGAAAACATATATCAAGCGGGTACGCGAAGCGGTCGAAGCCAAGAACAAGGAGGCCGCAGTCGCAGCACTGAACGCAGCAATCCCCGTTATCGACAAAACTGCATCCAAAGGCGTTATCCACGCTTCCACCGCCTCGCGCAACGTATCGCGCCTGACCAAACTGGTCAACACCCTCGGCTAA
- the purN gene encoding phosphoribosylglycinamide formyltransferase, with protein sequence MVAREPLKLAVLVSGNGSNLQAIIDRIEAGELNARIVCVISNNPEAFALTRAANHGIATIIHDNRGFANRREYDAALVAILREHGVRLVVLAGFMRILSEVMVSAFPHAIMNLHPALLPSFPGLHAQKQALDYGVKFSGCTVHFVDCGTDTGPVILQSVVPVEQDDTEETLSARIQREEHRIFPEAIGLFADDRISVEGRQVRIPS encoded by the coding sequence ATGGTTGCCAGAGAGCCCCTCAAGCTGGCCGTTCTGGTATCCGGGAACGGATCCAATCTCCAGGCCATCATCGACCGTATCGAGGCTGGCGAACTGAACGCCAGGATCGTTTGCGTGATCAGCAACAATCCCGAGGCCTTTGCCCTGACGCGTGCCGCCAATCACGGCATAGCGACCATAATCCACGACAACCGCGGCTTTGCAAATCGTCGGGAATATGATGCAGCCCTGGTCGCGATCCTGCGGGAACACGGGGTCCGGCTCGTCGTGCTGGCCGGTTTCATGCGGATTCTGTCCGAGGTTATGGTGAGCGCTTTCCCCCATGCCATCATGAATCTCCACCCTGCCCTGCTGCCCTCTTTCCCCGGTCTTCATGCCCAGAAACAGGCCCTCGATTACGGTGTGAAATTCAGCGGCTGCACGGTGCATTTTGTCGACTGCGGCACCGACACCGGACCGGTGATCCTTCAGTCGGTCGTCCCGGTCGAACAGGACGATACCGAGGAGACCCTGTCTGCACGCATTCAACGGGAAGAGCATCGCATCTTCCCCGAAGCCATTGGACTCTTCGCTGACGACAGAATCAGCGTGGAGGGACGACAGGTGCGAATCCCGTCATAA